In the genome of Cydia splendana chromosome 12, ilCydSple1.2, whole genome shotgun sequence, the window TAGAAAAATCGTCATAAACCCAGAACATTCCACACAAACAAAAGTTGCACTCGTTTCCACCACAACTACCTTTGTTATCAACGTGCGGTGCGCACTGCGCTGCGCACGGTACTGTTGCACACGATTTGAAATTCGAATATATACGGCACGCACGCGCTGCGGTTATCAGTACGAGTCAATTGAGCGCTGTGGGAAGTGATAATTGATAAGGTAAGATTGCTAATTGTTTTTGATAAAGGGCGTTCAACTGGTTGCTTGTGTTTGTTGTTTGATTCAATAGGACTCGAGGTGCGAGTTTGTTATTTGGGGTTGTGTGATACATTTTAGACGTTAGAGTttaacatttaaaattttacGTTTTGGGCATAATTATACGTAATGTAATACGATGCTTTTTGACGAGCCTATCGCGAGTTAActtgtttacctttatttattcttcaaaattaaaaaaaaatatattttattaagtaggttTCACTTTCAAGGGGATGCAGGGATTTTCACAAGtcaataacacatttttaatgaCATCATATAGGTTTCAATGGTCATGGTCGCTGATGACTAGAGTTTTCTTAATGTATTgtgtgtaaataaaatatgtatttcgTTTGGCACGTCCTGACGAATtgatgtacatatttataacgTGTCTATCTGAAACTGATATGGaagtatataatataactaCATATTAGAACCTACATCATACTctacgttttttagggttccgtacccaaaaggtatgaataaaacggaaccctattactaagactccactgtccgtctgtctgtcaccaagctgtatctcatgaaccgtgatagctagacagttgaaattttcacagatgatgtatttttgctaccgcataacaaaaaatactaattttaatttttaacaagcagaaacgtctgcgaacgatgctattaagcttagaataaatttaaaagtgtaaAAATTACTCTCTTGGGctagacttgaactcacggcctctaaGCTCCCCCCTAAGCTCACTAAGCTAAGGCTAAGGCTTTGTCgctaagggtccccttgacctgtaatatggtggaaagatttgctggctatggatgaagtcttggtggctcagatggcagagcgctggtgtatcgatccagaggccgtgagttcaattctacccaagacagtaattttccacttttaaatttattctaagcttcaaaaaatactaaaaacagaataaaataaatattttcaagtgggttcccatacaacaaacgtgattaaaAGCAAGTTTAATTAACGTAACACTTTTACTTTACAGACAAATTCTGGGTCGACATGCCTTGCTGCCAAGTACGAAACAAACTCCAATGCAACATGGAATGTAACAACATAAACTGCTTCTGTATCCAAAATGGCGGAGAATCCTGCATCTGCCTTCAAGAGAAGAACGAATGTCAGTGCAAGTCCTGCCAATGTGACACTTGTACCTGCTTTACCACGGGTGAATGCACTTGTATTTGTGTACGTCGTGACGAAACAGGAAAGGTCATAAAATGCGACGGTTGCAAGGGAAATTGCGACAAGATTAACAAGGAATGCAAGTGCAAATGCGACAATTCCAAGTGTACTTGCATTGCTACTGGAGGGGCCAATTGCATTTGCGTATGCCTTGACGAAAGTGGAAAAATAAAGAAATGCGATGACTGCAAGTGTACTTGCAAGTGCAATTGCGACGATACTAAAAGTACTTGCGATGCCAGTGGCGAGGCTAGTAAGACTTGTAGCCGTGACGAAAGTGGGAAAATAAAATGCAGTGACTGCAACTGCGCTGCAGGCAACTGCAATCCTCAACCATGCCAAGCTTGTCAGAGGAAAAGTGACAATAAAGGATGCGTCTGCGTTCCTACTAAAGAAAAACCTTGCCTTTGTGTCTCTAAAGAAGTTAAAGAGAAGCTTGTGAAATGTAGCACTTGCAAGTGTGATGGTTCCAAGTGCACTTGCATTGCTACTGAAGGAGCTACTTGCATCTGTGTATGCCGAGATGAAAATGGAAAAATCAAGAGATGTGATGACTGCAACTGCGGTACTGAAACTTATTGCAAACCTGTGAAGATTTGCGACAAGAAGTGTGACAAAGACGGCTGTGTCTGCATCTCAACTGAAGGAAAATCCTGCGTTTGTATTCGTCAGGACAGCAAAAGGAATATTGTGAAATGCAATGACTGCAAGTGCAACTCTTGCAACTGCATTTGTGTATGCCGTGATGAAAATGGAAAAATCAAGAAATGTGGTGACTGCAACTGCGTTACTGAGACTTGTTGCCAATCTGGCAACACTTGGAAGAAATGTGACAAAGATGGCTGTATCTTAACCGAGGGAAAATGCTGCGTATGCATATGTCAAGATGACAAAGGAAATGTTGTGAAGTGCAATGACTGCAAGTGCAACTCTTGCAACTGCAAGTGTAATAATTCGAAATGCACTTGTATTGCTGCGAAAGGAGCCGTTTGCATCTGCGTCTACCGTGATGAAAACAGAAAAATGAAGAAATGCAATGATTGTAACTGCGTTAGCGACGCTTGTTGCAAACCTGGGAAGACTTGCGAGGGAAAATGTGACAAGGACGGCTGTATTTGCATCTCAACTGATGGAAAACCCTGCGTTTGTATTGGTCAGGACAGCAAAGGGAATATTGCGAAATGCAATGACTGCAAGTGCAACTCTTGCAACTGCAAATGCGATGATTCTAAATGCATTTGCATTGCTACTGAAGGAGCTACTTGCATTTGTGTATGCCGTGATGAAAATGGAAAAATCAAGAAATGCAATGATTGCAAGTGCCTTACCGAAACATGTTGCAAAACTGGGAAAAAGTGTGACAAAGACGGATGTATCTGCATCTCAACTGAGGGAAAATCCTGCGTTTGCATCCGTCAAGAGAAGGGAGAACTTTTAAAATGCGACGATTGCAAGTGTGGCTCCTGTAAATGCGAGTGTGATGGTTCCAAGTGCACTTGCATTGCTACTGGAGGTGGCGCTTGCGTCTGTGTATGCCGTGATGAAGCAGAGAACATTAAAAGGTGCGACGATGTCAAGTCAGTCActttgataaattaaataaaggtgCCTATTGTTATTACCGATACATATACTATGCATATtcacttaaatatattaagtgtCGATGATATATCCTTATTACATATTCAACATGTATTTTCTAGTTTATAGAAAACTTATGTTATAGTTAAGCCTGATTTTTCGATCGTCATTTGTTATTTTGTTGATTAATGTTTGCTCTTCTTTTGTTAACaaggttaattaataaaacatggtGTATTTACTAGATCGAAAAGTCAGCCTTAAAGGGGCCcaatgattaacagtccgccggacggtatcggcctgtcagttagaacaaaattttgacagttccgaacaactgacaggccgataccgtccggcggactgttaatcagtgggcccctttaatgtATTACTTAAATATACAATGTACTTATCCTTTATATATTATTCATGTCGGTGTTTGAGCTATATCAACTTcattttttaatgcaattaaAATATTCCATAGTAAATATCAATTAATCCACATTCCTCTTTTATTCCACCATTATCATGTCAAAACAATTCATAACAAGCTGGCAACTAGTAGCTTTGAGCCACTTAGTAACCTATTAGTATGCCGGACCGTTCTTCTAAAGTCCTTAGAATGTCTTGTCACgtattgtatgtatatgtattctCGTATCCTACAGAGCGCAGGCGGTTGTTCGCCTCAAgctagcagggtggccatagtAACAGGACCCCTATTCGACTAGCGATAACTGACGTATCAAGTTGATCAACCGTTGACGTAGGAAAAATTGTGAGTTGTCGAATACGTGCAGCTGTCAAAATTTAacattagcaatccacagttaggtgacaaccaaaccaaaccgaacCACCCCGAGTTCAGAGCTGACttttggttgtaccaaatgatattatccacaGTTGATCGAATCAAAACTTGATAGAATCAACATGCGATTAAATCAAGAGTTGATTTGATGTGGATGCAAAATCTGACAGTTGTACAACTTGTACATCTCGAATAACGCCCCTGGTCACTAATATCATAAAATTATCTCCTTTATACCTGCTAAGATAAGAcaagagtgacagagataggTACTTCTACTCATACTACTGTAACAAGAGCGGTTCAGTATGCGTGATTCGATTCATCTTGCTTAAatctgtcaaacaactttgtcagtagaaaaatatacatataggaCGATAACCCTACGGGCctactttttttaattatcatcatcatcatcatctcagccataagacgtccactgctgaacataggcctccccatttgggggggtgaatgccataatcgccacgcttggcaggcgggttggcgatcgcagtcgagtacaccgaatttgagggacgctgctccgtccaccggtggtcttggacgtagtttaaggacatacccgggtcctcctttttttaatatatacttttaaatatacttatatatttattttagtgtaagtattattttatattagattAAAATTGGATAATTTTGTTGAAGGGCTAGTCGGGGCAGTGATTGTATCGAAATCATTCACGTTCCACCCTTTGCAGGTCAGACTTACACAGTTTATTACAAGGATTTCCcatttttttatcttatctcTCTCAAGGTAATAGTACCTAATCTATTAATAATGTAATGTTGAGCTTGAAATGAAGATTTTACCTGAAACAATCAAACAGTAACATTAATAAAGTTTTATAACagtcaataataatttacagtGATTGTTGGAAtaaactttactttactttaaattATAGGTAAGAaaagtttattaatttaataatattatttattaaataattatttatcgaAGCAATGTAA includes:
- the LOC134795622 gene encoding balbiani ring protein 3-like produces the protein MPCCQVRNKLQCNMECNNINCFCIQNGGESCICLQEKNECQCKSCQCDTCTCFTTGECTCICVRRDETGKVIKCDGCKGNCDKINKECKCKCDNSKCTCIATGGANCICVCLDESGKIKKCDDCKCTCKCNCDDTKSTCDASGEASKTCSRDESGKIKCSDCNCAAGNCNPQPCQACQRKSDNKGCVCVPTKEKPCLCVSKEVKEKLVKCSTCKCDGSKCTCIATEGATCICVCRDENGKIKRCDDCNCGTETYCKPVKICDKKCDKDGCVCISTEGKSCVCIRQDSKRNIVKCNDCKCNSCNCICVCRDENGKIKKCGDCNCVTETCCQSGNTWKKCDKDGCILTEGKCCVCICQDDKGNVVKCNDCKCNSCNCKCNNSKCTCIAAKGAVCICVYRDENRKMKKCNDCNCVSDACCKPGKTCEGKCDKDGCICISTDGKPCVCIGQDSKGNIAKCNDCKCNSCNCKCDDSKCICIATEGATCICVCRDENGKIKKCNDCKCLTETCCKTGKKCDKDGCICISTEGKSCVCIRQEKGELLKCDDCKCGSCKCECDGSKCTCIATGGGACVCVCRDEAENIKRCDDVKSVTLIN